The Schaalia dentiphila ATCC 17982 sequence GGCACTTCCGACCGTTCTGAGGAGTTCTCTCGTGCGGTCCTCGCCTCCGTATCTGGAGGGAAGCGCTTCCGCGCCCTCATGGCCCACGTGGGCTACGCGCTCAGTTCCGGAACATCCGTCGAGGAAGTCTCACTCCCCCATCTCAGCGCGGCACTGGAGCTCTATCAGGCTAGCGCCCTCGTCCACGACGACATCATCGACAAGGCTGACGAACGGCGCGGCATGCCCACCCCTCACCGCAGGCTCGCGAATTACCACACCGCACAGTCGTGGATCGGATCATCGACGGACTTCGGTCAACACGGCGCTATTTTGGTCGGGGACTTCCTCTTTTCGGCAGCAACAGCTGCCGCAGACGAACAGGCCCTGACACTGCGCGAGGACTGCGCGCGTGCTTTTTCGCGTCGTTTCGCGGATATGCACGCGGAGGTCGCGCTGGGCCAGTACCTCGACATCACCGCCGAACAAACCCCGCTCGATCCTGAGCGCACCGATGCACTCAGCACGAGCGACTCGCTCGAGGTGGCATTGCACAAGTCGGCCCACTACTCAGTCGTCCACCCGGCGCTCCTCGGCGCGATTTGCGGAGCTTCATCGTTCGATCGCGTCGCCGACCTGCTCGATGTTCTCGAGACGATTCTGACCCCGTGGGGCCTGGCTTTCCAGCTGCGCGATGATGATCTCGGGGTCTTCGGAGACCCGGCAGTGACAGGCAAGCCGGCCGGCGACGACCTGCGCGAAGGAAAGCGCACTGCACTCCTGGCGCTCACGTGGGAGGCCTCCTCCCCCGCCGAGCGACGCGCCCTCACCGACGTCCTCGGGGTGGCCGAGGCTTCTCCTGAGCAGATCGCGACTGCAACCGACATCGTGGAGCGCAACGGACGCGCCGCACACGAGGCCGAGATTGCACGACTCGTCGCCGACGGACATGCCGCCCTTGAGGCCACCACCTTCGATGAGGATGCTCGCGCCATGCTGCGTGAACTGTGCTCGCTCCTGACCGCCAGGCGGGCTTGAAAAGACGGAATAGCCTCAGAAGGCCAGCGTCGAGGCGATTCGATTCACTCGGTGATGACGGCCCGACGTCAGCGCATCGATCGGGCGCTCACCCAGCTCGTCCTGCACGGTGTACAGCCACGCTGCTGCTTCCTCAGCCGTGAAGCCGTCGTCGGCAAGCAGGGTCAGTGTGCCCTGCAGGAACGGCAGCGGCTCCCACCCGTTGTCGCCCTTGACGATAACCTCCTGCGGGACGCCAAGCACCCCGCTGGCGTCGCGCGCTTCGATGAGCACACGATCGCGGATCAGCTGCTTGAGGCGGCGTTCCTCGATGCCGAGGAGACGGCAGACCTCGTCGGTGGAGAGCACGGTGATATCAACACTGGTCATGAGCGCAAGAGTACCCCATTCATGCGCCGCACCGACGTGGGCACTTCCAATGATTTCGCGAAAACTCCCATAGAATCAAGCAAGTGAGCGACGAACAGACATTCGACCAGACGGACCCGTTGATCGGCCTCCTCGTCGACGAACGGTACCGGGTGACGCGCAGGCTGGCGCGTGGCGGCATGGCCACCGTCTACATCGCGCAAGATGAACGCCTTGATCGCCCCGTCGCCCTCAAGGTCATGCACCCGCACCTGGCAGACTCCGAGGATTTCGTCGCACGATTCCGCCGCGAGGCGCGCTCGGCCGCACGAATCGTTCACCCCGGCGTCGTCTCCGTGTTTGACCAGGGCGTGGTCACAGGCCAGGGGTTCCTCGTCATGGAGCTCATCGACGGCACGAACCTGCGCCAGCTGCTGCGCGCGCAGGGTGCCTTCACGATCCCGCAGGCACTGCGCTACACCACCGACATTCTTGAGGCGCTGCGCGCCGCCCACCGCGTCGGCGTTATTCACCGCGACATCAAGCCCGAGAACATTCTCGTTCCGACCGACGGTCCGGCGAAGGTGACCGACTTTGGTCTCGCACGAGCTGCCTCCGAAGTCTCCATGTCTTCGACGGGCAACATGCTCGGCACGGTTGCGTACATCGCCCCTGAGATCGCAACGACCGCTCAGGCCGACGCACGTTCAGACATTTATTCGGTCGGCATCATGCTCTACGAAATGCTCACAGGCTCCGTTCCGTGGGCGGGTGAGTCACCCCTGCAGATCGCGACGCATCACGTCTCCGACGACGTGCCTAGCCCGTCGGAGGCGCAGCCGTGGATTCCACGAGAGATTGACGATCTCGTCGCCGCCCTGACCGCCCGCGACCCCGCCTCGCGCCCCGCCGACGCGTCGGACGCGATCGACCTCGTCACTCGCGCTGCTGCCGCCATTCCGTCGGAGCTGGCCAACCGCCGCGCGGACATCGCGCCGGCTGACCGGGCGGGCGCCTCGGAAACGAGCGCGCTCAACACTGAGCTGATTTCGGCTCAGTTCACGAGGCCTCTGCCCCTCCCGGCGCCGTCGACAGTCGCCACTGTCCACACGTCGGCCCCGCTTCCCAATGCTTCGGAGAACGGCGGCACCAAGACGTACAAGCGCGCCGCCCTGTGGGCTACCCTCGTTGTTCTGCTCCTCGCCGCCGCAGTCGTTGGCGGACGCTGGTGGTGGACCGAATACGGCCCGGGCTCCTACCTGACCATGCCCGCGACGGATGGTCGTCCCCTCGCTGATGTTCAGGCAGAACTAAACGCGATGGGACTTGCTTCTTCCGTTGCGGAGGAGTTCTCTGACGACGTCGCCGCCGGTTCGATCACTCGCTCCGATCCGGAAGGCGGCGAGCCCGTCCACAAACGCGCTGAGGTTCAACTCCACGTCTCCAAGGGCGTGGACATGAAGACGGTCCCTGACGTCGT is a genomic window containing:
- a CDS encoding polyprenyl synthetase family protein, coding for MTLSDSFATLRPFIDEATATSLAHLLARAGTSDRSEEFSRAVLASVSGGKRFRALMAHVGYALSSGTSVEEVSLPHLSAALELYQASALVHDDIIDKADERRGMPTPHRRLANYHTAQSWIGSSTDFGQHGAILVGDFLFSAATAAADEQALTLREDCARAFSRRFADMHAEVALGQYLDITAEQTPLDPERTDALSTSDSLEVALHKSAHYSVVHPALLGAICGASSFDRVADLLDVLETILTPWGLAFQLRDDDLGVFGDPAVTGKPAGDDLREGKRTALLALTWEASSPAERRALTDVLGVAEASPEQIATATDIVERNGRAAHEAEIARLVADGHAALEATTFDEDARAMLRELCSLLTARRA
- a CDS encoding Rv2175c family DNA-binding protein, whose amino-acid sequence is MTSVDITVLSTDEVCRLLGIEERRLKQLIRDRVLIEARDASGVLGVPQEVIVKGDNGWEPLPFLQGTLTLLADDGFTAEEAAAWLYTVQDELGERPIDALTSGRHHRVNRIASTLAF
- the pknB gene encoding Stk1 family PASTA domain-containing Ser/Thr kinase; this encodes MSDEQTFDQTDPLIGLLVDERYRVTRRLARGGMATVYIAQDERLDRPVALKVMHPHLADSEDFVARFRREARSAARIVHPGVVSVFDQGVVTGQGFLVMELIDGTNLRQLLRAQGAFTIPQALRYTTDILEALRAAHRVGVIHRDIKPENILVPTDGPAKVTDFGLARAASEVSMSSTGNMLGTVAYIAPEIATTAQADARSDIYSVGIMLYEMLTGSVPWAGESPLQIATHHVSDDVPSPSEAQPWIPREIDDLVAALTARDPASRPADASDAIDLVTRAAAAIPSELANRRADIAPADRAGASETSALNTELISAQFTRPLPLPAPSTVATVHTSAPLPNASENGGTKTYKRAALWATLVVLLLAAAVVGGRWWWTEYGPGSYLTMPATDGRPLADVQAELNAMGLASSVAEEFSDDVAAGSITRSDPEGGEPVHKRAEVQLHVSKGVDMKTVPDVVGKNQEDARKALTDVGLALGAITDAYSEDVPQGQVISQSQASGSQLAHDSAVDVVLSKGREPLTVPSLNGMNADAAKSSIEGLGLVAAPTEAFSDTVPEGQVISQQTNEGTILHRGDTVAYTVSKGPEKVAVPNVVGRQRQDARAALEAAGFTVQEEAILGGFFGTVRQTDPAAGTMLKKGSVVTITIV